The following proteins are co-located in the Brevibacillus laterosporus DSM 25 genome:
- the wecB gene encoding non-hydrolyzing UDP-N-acetylglucosamine 2-epimerase — MKKIKVMTVFGTRPEAIKMAPLVHELKKHNEQIESIVCVTAQHRQMLDQVLEIFQITPDMDLNIMKDRQTLIDITTRALESLDKAIKEAQPDIVLVHGDTSTTFVASLASFYNQVAIGHVEAGLRTWDKYSPFPEEMNRQLTGVMADLHFAPTEGSADNLRRENKQEQSIYVTGNTAIDALQTTVKSDYQHPVLDKVVGKKMVLMTAHRRENLGDPMRRIFRAVRKLVDEHEEIAVVYPVHLNPAVQEVAQEFLGNHDRIHLMDPLDAFDFHNFARHAHLILTDSGGVQEEAPSLGVPVLVLRDTTERPEGIVAGTLKLAGTDEQQVYDMANELLTNPVAYEQMAQAANPYGDGKASERIVKAILYHFGYTSDRPISFQPSQEKLLSK; from the coding sequence ATGAAAAAGATAAAAGTAATGACGGTATTCGGGACAAGACCGGAAGCGATTAAGATGGCTCCACTTGTTCATGAGTTAAAAAAACATAACGAGCAAATTGAATCTATCGTATGCGTTACAGCTCAACATCGACAAATGTTGGACCAAGTTCTGGAGATTTTCCAGATCACGCCTGACATGGATTTAAATATTATGAAGGATCGTCAAACTTTGATCGACATCACAACCCGCGCATTAGAAAGCTTAGATAAAGCGATCAAAGAAGCACAACCAGATATCGTACTCGTACATGGCGACACCTCTACAACCTTCGTTGCAAGTCTGGCTTCCTTTTATAACCAGGTAGCGATTGGACATGTTGAAGCTGGACTTCGCACGTGGGACAAGTATTCTCCATTCCCGGAAGAGATGAATCGCCAATTGACAGGAGTTATGGCTGATCTTCATTTTGCACCAACAGAAGGTTCGGCTGATAATTTACGTCGTGAGAATAAGCAAGAGCAATCAATCTATGTTACAGGGAATACAGCGATTGATGCACTACAGACAACCGTGAAGTCTGACTATCAGCATCCTGTGCTAGATAAGGTAGTAGGCAAAAAGATGGTATTGATGACAGCCCATCGTCGTGAAAATCTAGGTGACCCAATGCGCCGTATCTTCCGGGCGGTTCGCAAATTGGTAGATGAGCATGAAGAGATTGCCGTGGTTTATCCTGTGCATCTAAACCCAGCGGTGCAGGAAGTGGCTCAGGAGTTCTTGGGTAATCATGATCGTATTCACCTAATGGATCCATTAGATGCGTTTGATTTCCACAATTTTGCTCGTCACGCTCACTTAATTTTGACTGACTCGGGTGGAGTACAAGAAGAAGCTCCTTCTCTTGGAGTACCAGTACTTGTCTTGCGCGATACCACAGAACGTCCAGAAGGCATCGTGGCTGGTACGTTGAAATTGGCAGGCACAGATGAGCAACAGGTATATGATATGGCGAATGAATTGTTAACCAATCCAGTAGCTTATGAACAAATGGCTCAGGCAGCTAATCCATATGGAGATGGAAAGGCGTCAGAAAGAATTGTGAAAGCAATCTTGTACCATTTCGGATACACTTCTGATCGCCCAATCTCTTTTCAACCAAGTCAAGAGAAGTTATTATCTAAATAA
- the upp gene encoding uracil phosphoribosyltransferase yields MSRVYVFDHPLIQHKLTFIRDKNTGTKEFRELVDEVATLMAYEITRDMPLEEVEIQTPVATCKSNVIAGKKVGLVPILRAGLGMVDGVLKLIPAAKVGHVGLYRDPETLQPVEYYVKLPTDVAERELIVIDPMLATGGSAVAAIEALKKRGAKNLKLMCLIAAPEGIKVIQDEHPDVDIFVAKVDEYLDDHGYIIPGLGDAGDRLYGTK; encoded by the coding sequence CTTTGATTCAGCATAAGTTGACGTTTATTCGTGATAAAAATACAGGAACAAAAGAATTCCGTGAGTTAGTAGATGAAGTAGCAACTCTCATGGCATATGAAATTACCAGAGATATGCCTTTGGAAGAAGTAGAAATCCAAACACCAGTAGCAACTTGTAAATCCAACGTAATTGCAGGTAAAAAAGTAGGGCTAGTACCAATTTTGCGTGCTGGATTAGGTATGGTTGATGGCGTACTGAAATTAATTCCTGCCGCAAAAGTAGGACATGTAGGGCTGTATCGTGATCCCGAAACGCTGCAACCAGTAGAATACTATGTAAAATTACCAACCGATGTTGCTGAGCGCGAATTGATTGTCATTGATCCTATGCTAGCAACAGGCGGTTCTGCTGTGGCTGCTATTGAAGCTCTGAAAAAACGCGGTGCTAAGAACCTCAAATTAATGTGTTTGATCGCTGCTCCAGAAGGAATTAAGGTAATCCAAGACGAACATCCAGACGTAGATATCTTCGTAGCGAAAGTAGATGAATATCTGGACGATCACGGCTATATTATTCCTGGATTAGGAGATGCCGGTGACCGTTTATACGGAACGAAATAG